The Pelodiscus sinensis isolate JC-2024 chromosome 5, ASM4963464v1, whole genome shotgun sequence genome includes a region encoding these proteins:
- the LOC142829542 gene encoding uncharacterized protein LOC142829542 translates to MAAPAGEPPGPPAEEAPRGRKRRAPSWSPRELEALIELWKEEEGLHDLHSRRRNADLYTRLAQNLAQQGHPSRNCEQVRSKVKELRLGYVRATEGRGAGPDACPYFAELHSFLGEPAPQAPPVPVDTCQRPPINRPTEPEEADDSGSASGEEASVATQQAPSSNSSEDGEEPTAGPSTRPSIAAAAPPPAGQPRRHRLRQRDQLLRRHVHAVEAIQASIEERVQGDLQWRQDAWAAFLAECRGMRTTMDTLTAHIVHAIHYGMGGAQDPAIPPVAQVMPPPIPAPGPVPAPPPIPAPGPVPAPPPIPAPGPVPAPPPAPVPAPVPAPVPGRAPVPGRVHAPGHLRVQPAPTRSAQRGQAGPRRSVRRGRPSQ, encoded by the exons atggcagctcctgctggagagccccctggacccccagcggaggaggcccccaggggccgcaaaaggcgggccccatcctggagccccagggagctggaggccctcatcgaattatggaaggaggaggagggtctccacgacctccaTTCCCGGCGCCGGAACGCTGATCTGTACACTCGGCTTgcgcagaacctggcccagcagggacaccccagccgcaactgtgagcaggtccgctccaaagtcaaggagctgcggctggggtatgtcagggccactgagggcaggggggcaggacccgacgcctgcccatattttgcggagctccactcctttctgggagagcccgcccctcaagccccaccggtccccgtggacacctgccagcggccacctattaaccgtcccaccgagccggaggaggcagacgacagcggcagtgcatctggtgaggaggccagcgttgccacccagcaggccccctccagcaactcctccgaggacggggaggaacccactg cgggacccagcaccagaccctccattgcggcagcagcgccacccccagcaggccaaccccggaggcacaggctccgccagagggaccagctgcttcggcgccacgtccatgctgtggaggcaatccaggcctccatcgaggagcgggtgcagggggacctgcagtggcggcaggatgcctgggctgccttcctggccgaatgcagagggatgcgcaccaccatggacactctcacggcacatattgtgcatgccattcactatggcatgggcggagcccaggaccccgccatccctcccgtagcacaggtcatgccccctcccatcccagctcctggccctgttcctgcccctcctcctatcccagctcctggccctgttcctgcccctcctcctatcccagctcctggccctgttcctgcccctcctcctgcccctgttcctgcccctgttcctgcccctgttcctggccgtgcccctgttcctggccgtgtccatgctcctggccacctccgcgtgcagcctgccccgacgcggtctgcccagcgtgggcaggctggcccccggaggagcgttcgcaggggccgcccatcccagtaa